Proteins encoded in a region of the Gallus gallus isolate bGalGal1 chromosome 35, bGalGal1.mat.broiler.GRCg7b, whole genome shotgun sequence genome:
- the LOC100857859 gene encoding neuroguidin isoform X4 encodes MAAISEAVTLLKALRKEVAEVTEHGRALLARLRDGKLRTDRVLEKLRPLEQRMRYQLDKLLRAAAAGAPGANDPLSFRPDPSNLAQEEEEEEEEEEGSSAPKAGGGQSRYVPPRLVPVPYAPAEDEPQARHQRALQAARRRALSSALLRELRDELGDGPELLGGTAPHRELQRTQLEESMMVRLSESRQQRALRRLRAMGAVNLDSITHFGDTAALLGPQDQESLLPPPKKKKKVVKRKAGRRKGFRRRR; translated from the exons ATGGCGGCGATATCCGAGGCCGTGACGCTGTTGAAGGCGCTGCGGAAAGAG GTGGCGGAGGTGACGGAGCACGGCAGGGCGCTGCTGGCGCGGCTCAGGGACGGGAAGCTGCGCACCGACAGG GTGCTGGAGAAGCTCCGCCCCCTGGAGCAGCGCATGCGGTACCAGTTGGACAAACTGCTGCGGGCGGCGGCTGCCGGCGCTCCGG GTGCCAACGACCCGCTGAGCTTCCGCCCCGACCCCTCCAACCTGGCCCAG gaggaggaggaggaggaggaggaggaagagggcaGCTCAGCCCCAAAGGCCGGGGGGGGGCAGAGCCGTTACGTCCCCCCCCGCCTGGTGCCCGTCCCCTACG ccccagcagaggATGAGCCCCAGGCCCGCCATCAGCGCGCCCTGCAGGCTGCCCGGCGCCGTGccctgagctcagctctgctgcggGAGCTGCGGGACGAGTTGGGGGACGGCCCcgagctgctggggggcaccGCGCCCCATAGGGAGCTGCAGCG GACGCAGCTGGAGGAGTCCATGATGGTGCGGCTGAGCGAGAGCCGCCAGCAGAGGGCGCTGCGCCGCCTCCGCGCCATGGGAGCCGTCAACCTGGACTCCATCACCCACTTTGGGGACACGGCCGCCCTCCTGGGACCCCAAGATCAG GAGTCGCTGCTGCCGCCCcccaaaaagaagaagaaagtggtGAAGAGGAAAGCGGGGAGGAGGAAGG GTTTCCGTCGGCGCCGCTGA
- the LOC100857859 gene encoding neuroguidin isoform X3: MAAISEAVTLLKALRKENSAQNEPQKVAEVTEHGRALLARLRDGKLRTDRVLEKLRPLEQRMRYQLDKLLRAAAAGAPGANDPLSFRPDPSNLAQEEEEEEEEEEGSSAPKAGGGQSRYVPPRLVPVPYAPAEDEPQARHQRALQAARRRALSSALLRELRDELGDGPELLGGTAPHRELQRTQLEESMMVRLSESRQQRALRRLRAMGAVNLDSITHFGDTAALLGPQDQESLLPPPKKKKKVVKRKAGRRKGFRRRR, from the exons ATGGCGGCGATATCCGAGGCCGTGACGCTGTTGAAGGCGCTGCGGAAAGAG AATTCAGCCCAAAATGAACCCCAAAAGGTGGCGGAGGTGACGGAGCACGGCAGGGCGCTGCTGGCGCGGCTCAGGGACGGGAAGCTGCGCACCGACAGG GTGCTGGAGAAGCTCCGCCCCCTGGAGCAGCGCATGCGGTACCAGTTGGACAAACTGCTGCGGGCGGCGGCTGCCGGCGCTCCGG GTGCCAACGACCCGCTGAGCTTCCGCCCCGACCCCTCCAACCTGGCCCAG gaggaggaggaggaggaggaggaggaagagggcaGCTCAGCCCCAAAGGCCGGGGGGGGGCAGAGCCGTTACGTCCCCCCCCGCCTGGTGCCCGTCCCCTACG ccccagcagaggATGAGCCCCAGGCCCGCCATCAGCGCGCCCTGCAGGCTGCCCGGCGCCGTGccctgagctcagctctgctgcggGAGCTGCGGGACGAGTTGGGGGACGGCCCcgagctgctggggggcaccGCGCCCCATAGGGAGCTGCAGCG GACGCAGCTGGAGGAGTCCATGATGGTGCGGCTGAGCGAGAGCCGCCAGCAGAGGGCGCTGCGCCGCCTCCGCGCCATGGGAGCCGTCAACCTGGACTCCATCACCCACTTTGGGGACACGGCCGCCCTCCTGGGACCCCAAGATCAG GAGTCGCTGCTGCCGCCCcccaaaaagaagaagaaagtggtGAAGAGGAAAGCGGGGAGGAGGAAGG GTTTCCGTCGGCGCCGCTGA
- the LOC100857859 gene encoding neuroguidin isoform X2, producing the protein MAAISEAVTLLKALRKEVAEVTEHGRALLARLRDGKLRTDRGVSLLGLRAAAMLHYVTDLALLLRSKSGGRSLREEPALPRLLESRVVLEKLRPLEQRMRYQLDKLLRAAAAGAPGANDPLSFRPDPSNLAQEEEEEEEEEEGSSAPKAGGGQSRYVPPRLVPVPYAPAEDEPQARHQRALQAARRRALSSALLRELRDELGDGPELLGGTAPHRELQRTQLEESMMVRLSESRQQRALRRLRAMGAVNLDSITHFGDTAALLGPQDQESLLPPPKKKKKVVKRKAGRRKGFRRRR; encoded by the exons ATGGCGGCGATATCCGAGGCCGTGACGCTGTTGAAGGCGCTGCGGAAAGAG GTGGCGGAGGTGACGGAGCACGGCAGGGCGCTGCTGGCGCGGCTCAGGGACGGGAAGCTGCGCACCGACAGG GGCgtgtcgctgctggggctgcgggCGGCCGCCATGTTGCACTACGTCACCGACCTGGCGCTGCTGCTGCGCTCCAAGAGCGGGGGGCGGAGCCTGAGGGAGGAGCCCGCGTTGCCCCGCCTCCTCGAGAGCCGCGTG GTGCTGGAGAAGCTCCGCCCCCTGGAGCAGCGCATGCGGTACCAGTTGGACAAACTGCTGCGGGCGGCGGCTGCCGGCGCTCCGG GTGCCAACGACCCGCTGAGCTTCCGCCCCGACCCCTCCAACCTGGCCCAG gaggaggaggaggaggaggaggaggaagagggcaGCTCAGCCCCAAAGGCCGGGGGGGGGCAGAGCCGTTACGTCCCCCCCCGCCTGGTGCCCGTCCCCTACG ccccagcagaggATGAGCCCCAGGCCCGCCATCAGCGCGCCCTGCAGGCTGCCCGGCGCCGTGccctgagctcagctctgctgcggGAGCTGCGGGACGAGTTGGGGGACGGCCCcgagctgctggggggcaccGCGCCCCATAGGGAGCTGCAGCG GACGCAGCTGGAGGAGTCCATGATGGTGCGGCTGAGCGAGAGCCGCCAGCAGAGGGCGCTGCGCCGCCTCCGCGCCATGGGAGCCGTCAACCTGGACTCCATCACCCACTTTGGGGACACGGCCGCCCTCCTGGGACCCCAAGATCAG GAGTCGCTGCTGCCGCCCcccaaaaagaagaagaaagtggtGAAGAGGAAAGCGGGGAGGAGGAAGG GTTTCCGTCGGCGCCGCTGA
- the LOC100857859 gene encoding neuroguidin isoform X1, with the protein MAAISEAVTLLKALRKENSAQNEPQKVAEVTEHGRALLARLRDGKLRTDRGVSLLGLRAAAMLHYVTDLALLLRSKSGGRSLREEPALPRLLESRVVLEKLRPLEQRMRYQLDKLLRAAAAGAPGANDPLSFRPDPSNLAQEEEEEEEEEEGSSAPKAGGGQSRYVPPRLVPVPYAPAEDEPQARHQRALQAARRRALSSALLRELRDELGDGPELLGGTAPHRELQRTQLEESMMVRLSESRQQRALRRLRAMGAVNLDSITHFGDTAALLGPQDQESLLPPPKKKKKVVKRKAGRRKGFRRRR; encoded by the exons ATGGCGGCGATATCCGAGGCCGTGACGCTGTTGAAGGCGCTGCGGAAAGAG AATTCAGCCCAAAATGAACCCCAAAAGGTGGCGGAGGTGACGGAGCACGGCAGGGCGCTGCTGGCGCGGCTCAGGGACGGGAAGCTGCGCACCGACAGG GGCgtgtcgctgctggggctgcgggCGGCCGCCATGTTGCACTACGTCACCGACCTGGCGCTGCTGCTGCGCTCCAAGAGCGGGGGGCGGAGCCTGAGGGAGGAGCCCGCGTTGCCCCGCCTCCTCGAGAGCCGCGTG GTGCTGGAGAAGCTCCGCCCCCTGGAGCAGCGCATGCGGTACCAGTTGGACAAACTGCTGCGGGCGGCGGCTGCCGGCGCTCCGG GTGCCAACGACCCGCTGAGCTTCCGCCCCGACCCCTCCAACCTGGCCCAG gaggaggaggaggaggaggaggaggaagagggcaGCTCAGCCCCAAAGGCCGGGGGGGGGCAGAGCCGTTACGTCCCCCCCCGCCTGGTGCCCGTCCCCTACG ccccagcagaggATGAGCCCCAGGCCCGCCATCAGCGCGCCCTGCAGGCTGCCCGGCGCCGTGccctgagctcagctctgctgcggGAGCTGCGGGACGAGTTGGGGGACGGCCCcgagctgctggggggcaccGCGCCCCATAGGGAGCTGCAGCG GACGCAGCTGGAGGAGTCCATGATGGTGCGGCTGAGCGAGAGCCGCCAGCAGAGGGCGCTGCGCCGCCTCCGCGCCATGGGAGCCGTCAACCTGGACTCCATCACCCACTTTGGGGACACGGCCGCCCTCCTGGGACCCCAAGATCAG GAGTCGCTGCTGCCGCCCcccaaaaagaagaagaaagtggtGAAGAGGAAAGCGGGGAGGAGGAAGG GTTTCCGTCGGCGCCGCTGA